A stretch of the Malus domestica chromosome 08, GDT2T_hap1 genome encodes the following:
- the LOC103440944 gene encoding uncharacterized protein: protein MGSIFGSLQSGKTNSSSANQIVATNTTTATAPATSTGCCLGINGCSSSESVNVVPMSQHPTIYKLEQQLEQKVLKEKQLRIMYKKRLERTQDYLRYCLQVAQDNGFLNLIHNYKDTGPQPCPPSSNVVTPNAGPQFSTTQQHHSSDLAAVIDQAQLNGWYIHPEEIEFEEKIGQGSTAHIYKGTWHGLEVAVKCLYPDFFETNDNGIAFFAQELETLGRQRHQYILQLMGACLDPPNYAWVVTEFMNTSRPWK, encoded by the exons ATGGGCTCCATATTTGGGTCTCTCCAGTCGGGAAAAACCAATTCCAGTAGTGCAAATCAAATAGTAGCTACTaacaccaccaccgccaccgcccCTGCCACATCAACTGGATGTTGCCTAGGGATTAATGGCTGCTCAAGTTCGGAGTCAGTTAACGTTGTTCCTATGAGCCAGCATCCAACGATCTATAAATTGGAGCAGCAG CTGGAACAGAAAGTCCTAAAAGAGAAACAGCTTCGCATAATGTACAAGAAGAGGTTGGAAAGAACACAAGATTATCTGAGGTACTGCCTACAAGTAGCCCAAGATAATGGATTCTTGAACCTCATTCACAACTACAAAGATACTGGCCCACAACCATGCCCTCCCTCGTCCAATGTTGTCACTCCAAATGCCGGCCCACAGTTTTCAACAACTCAACAACACCATTCTTCTGATCTAGCTGCTGTTATTGATCAAGCCCAGCTAAATGGATGGTACATCCATCCAGAAGAG ATTGAGTTTGAAGAAAAAATAGGGCAGGGGAGTACGGCTCACATATACAAAGGAACATGGCATGGACTTGAAGTGGCAGTGAAATGCTTGTACCCTGATTTCTTTGAAACCAACGACAACGGTATCGCATTTTTCGCTCAAGAGCTGGAGACCTTAGGTAGGCAGAGACATCAATACATACTTCAGCTAATGGGTGCATGCCTCGATCCTCCTAACTACGCTTGGGTGGTGACGGAGTTCATGAACACTTCACGGCCCTGGAAATag
- the LOC103440890 gene encoding omega-amidase, chloroplastic-like: protein MKAALSTLISSKNLNPHSSSSSSLCRSICLRPKPLSPPPYFLSPIAPSKALTTNIRKSQTRSANFSSVMASVYKPEEARVPPALPLPTPPVTKFKIGLCQLSVTPDKERNIAHARKAIEDAAAKGAQLVLLPEIWNGPYSNDSFPVYAEDIDAGGDASPSTAMLSEVAQRLKITIVGGSIAERSGDRLYNTSCVFGTNGKLLAKHRKIHLFDIDIPGKITFIESKTLTAGQTPTIVDTEVGRIGIGICYDIRFPELAMIYGARGAHLICYPGAFNMTTGPLHWELLQRARATDNQLYVATCSPARDAGAGYVAWGHSTLVGPFGEVLATTEHEEAIIIAEIDYSILELRRTNLPLLKQRRGDLYQLVDVQRLDSQ from the exons ATGAAAGCAGCACTATCAACACTAATCAGCTCCAAGAATCTCAACCCtcactcctcctcctcctcctctctctgcCGCTCCATTTGCCTCCGCCCGAAGCCTCTCTCCCCTCCGCCGTATTTCCTCTCTCCAATCGCACCCTCCAAAGCCCTCACCACCAACATCCGCAAGTCCCAGACCCGCTCTGCAAATTTCTCGTCGGTAATGGCGTCGGTTTACAAGCCCGAAGAAGCCAGGGTCCCGCCTGCCCTTCCCCTGCCCACTCCTCCCGTCACCAAG TTTAAGATTGGGCTGTGTCAGTTGTCTGTGACGCCGGATAAGGAGAGGAACATTGCCCATGCTCGCAAGGCCATCGAGGACGCCGCCGCAAAGGGTGCCCAGCTTGTTCTTCTACCT GAAATTTGGAATGGTCCATATTCAAATGACAGCTTCCCGGTTTATGCTGAGGACATTGATGCAGGCGGCGATGCATCTCCTTCAACAGCCATGCTGTCTGAAGTTGCTCAACGTTTGAAGATCACCATTGTTGGTGGATCTATAGCGGAGCGTTCTGGGGATCGGTTGTACAATACTTCTTGTGTCTTTGGCACCAATGGAAAGCTGTTAGCTAAACACAGGAAG ATACACCTATTTGATATCGACATCCCGGGGAAGATTACCTTCATTGAATCAAAGACCCTCACAGCAGGGCAGACTCCTACCATTGTGGATACAG AAGTTGGGCGTATTGGCATTGGTATCTGTTATGACATTCGGTTTCCGGAACTAGCAATGATTTATGGAGCAAGAG GTGCTCACTTGATATGCTATCCTGGGGCTTTTAACATGACTACTGGACCGTTGCACTGGGAATTATTGCAGAGGGCAAG GGCTACAGATAACCAG CTGTATGTAGCAACTTGTTCCCCTGCTCGGGATGCTGGAGCCGGTTATGTGGCATGGGGACACTCCACCCTTGTTGGACCA TTTGGAGAAGTACTGGCGACAACAGAACATGAAGAGGCAATAATCATAGCAGAGATTGATTACTCAATTCTTGAGCTTAGAAG GACAAACCTTCCCTTACTGAAGCAAAGACGAGGCGATCTTTACCAATTGGTAGATGTTCAGAGGTTAGATTCTCAATGA
- the LOC103428736 gene encoding uncharacterized protein: MSSSNSIDKIMGSSFCTLKRKNMAAVATTLVCVKQVKQEASEEWDESMPLPGDIIEGVYNSESRDNIGDELFVPTKAKAELTSLLAKFSNVDVIWVKVRRGDSTLKLRTGVVAERLSMLHKKYTIKAATDDRHVAVLGDLTSDQFTELQEMSRSLVNVEYRGYNKKGVKYDWKMKVDSYLPDQRCTIVSSILFMPLPGEYCTEATTARCMAWFSAAVASGAPLIFVNIQTEQIVSSDKNNLLGKEMNWNKQQQNHTTTVQIAQGIRLWFMPGVAELLIELIPEPGEARFGLDIKRTEEGLICIHSVAKGSPADRSGLRSLHEEAYASGYQLVISRLEGKSLMPSYVSSAGLIHCCDHTEIKETLHSAIDQMDRVQFHLMAWSNHLLRVAPKSVGVATLRPPSGCCPPRTM, encoded by the exons ATGTCTTCGTCGAATTCGATCGATAAGATAATGGGAAGCAGCTTCTGCACTCTGAAGAGGAAAAATATGGCAGCTGTTGCAACGACGCTGGTTTGCGTGAAGCAAGTGAAGCAAGAGGCGTCGGAAGAGTGGGACGAGAGCATGCCATTGCCCGGGGACATCATTGAAGGGGTTTATAACTCCGAGAGCCGTGACAATATTGGTGACGAGCTTTTCGTGCCTACGAAAGCCAAGGCAGAGCTTACGTCGCTGCTCGCCAAGTTCAGCAATGTGGATGTCATTTGGGTGAAGGTGAGGAGGGGTGATAGCACTCTCAAGCTCCGGACGGGCGTTGTGGCTGAGAGGCTTTCGATGCTTCACAAAAAGTATACGATCAAAGCGGCTACGGATGATAGACATGTTGCAGTTTTGGGGGACTTGACCTCGGATCAATTCACTGAGCTGCAAG AAATGAGCAGGAGTTTGGTGAATGTGGAATACAGGGGATACAACAAAAAGGGAGTTAAATATGACTGGAAGATGAAGGTAGACAGCTACTTGCCCGACCAACGGTGCACGATCGTTAGCTCCATTCTGTTCATGCCGCTGCCAGGCGAGTACTGCACGGAGGCCACAACTGCCCGGTGCATGGCTTGGTTTTCTGCTGCAGTTGCTTCTGGAGCCCCGCTTATTTTTGTTAACATCCAAACAGAACAGATTGTGTCGTCG GATAAAAATAATTTACtaggaaaggaaatgaattgGAACAAGCAACAACAAAACCACACAACGACGGTCCAAATCGCGCAGGGCATAAGGCTTTGGTTTATGCCCGGAGTTGCAGAACTGTTGATCGAATTGATACCTGAACCCGGTGAAGCACGGTTTGGATTGGACATCAAACGAACCGAAGAG GGCTTGATTTGCATACACTCGGTAGCAAAAGGTTCGCCCGCAGATCGATCAGGGCTTAGAAGCCTTCATGAGGAAGCATATGCAAGTGGTTACCAGCTTGTGATATCCAGGTTAGAAGGCAAGAGCTTGATGCCTTCATATGTCAGCTCCGCCGGGCTCATACATTGCTGTGATCACACCGAAATTAAAGAGACTCTTCACTCGGCGATCGATCAGATGGACAGAGTTCAGTTCCACCTCATGGCCTGGTCTAACCATTTGCTTCGAGTTGCTCCGAAATCTGTTGGTGTAGCTACGCTCCGGCCGCCAAGCGGATGCTGTCCCCCAAGAACAATGTGA
- the LOC139187587 gene encoding uncharacterized protein: MQYLHGQKPKVIHSDLKPSNIFLDDAMHVRVADFGYAWFLSDEEKALTGETGEDLNIAMEVVEDNLRPKLADDHDGQLGELIDLICLSWDADASVRPSISTITSSLKALQNKIFD, translated from the exons ATGCAGTATTTGCATGGACAAAAGCCTAAGGTGATTCATAGTGACCTCAAACCTAGCAACATATTTTTAGATGATGCTATGCATGTACGAGTTGCGGACTTCGGTTATGCTTGGTTCTTGAGTGATGAAGAGAAGGCACTCACCGGCGAAACGGGTGAGgattt GAAC ATTGCGATGGAAGTTGTGGAGGACAACCTTAGGCCAAAACTGGCTGATGATCATGATGGGCAACTTGGGGAGCTAATTgacctaatttgcctttcatGGGATGCAGATGCTTCAGTGAGACCATCCATTTCCACCATTACAAGCAGTCTAAAGGCTCTTCAAAACAAAATATTTGATTAA
- the LOC139198430 gene encoding uncharacterized protein: MADPRAVVPYHDPYENGLCSDIINFLYDSEHPVLDENVPLPPLDVEGLTCPTNPISLFDEGIQDLDDPLLDQATWDFLNQCSNGGGNVDSQAGPSHIIGESSGTSPPRGDNIEQNQGFGDPVPLSVWPAIPVPFNCSCCQLLREIIHSNGNHVMKFDIHGRFGMISHAILHSFDMKSSDNHQYQMFDFCKKSIEEVKQFLMQYCLERKLEGYLMQQDPMAIFYEALCVGLEWDDILNTDDFTFPTSPLNSGRAGEVEQQQRAADQPEAAEDENERISLAAQCRGREQQT, from the exons ATGGCAGATCCTAGGGCTGTTGTACCGTACCATGACCCGTACGAAAATGGCCTGTGTTCCGATATTATTAACTTTCTGTATGATTCCGAACATCCGGTCCTCGATGAGAACGTACCGTTACCGCCTTTGGACGTTGAGGGACTCACTTGCCCTACCAATCCAATTTCTCTGTTTGATGAGGGAATCCAAGACTTGGACGACCCTTTGTTGGATCAAGCAACATGGGATTTCCTCAATCAGTGTAGTAATGGCGGAGGGAACGTTGATTCGCAAGCCGGTCCCTCGCATATTATCGGAGAATCGAGTGGTACTAGTCCTCCCAGAGGGGACAACATTGAGCAGAATCAGGGTTTTGGTGATCCCGTGCCGCTTTCGGTTTGGCCTGCGATACCGGTTCCATTTAACTGCAGTTGTTGCCAACTGCTTAGGGAAATCATACACTCCAATG GCAATCATGTCATGAAATTTGACATTCATGGAAGGTTCGGTATGATCAGTCATGCAATTCTCCACAGTTTCGATATGAAATCTTCCGACAATCATCAGTATCAAATGTTTGA TTTTTGCAAGAAAAGCATAGAGGAGGTGAAGCAATTTCTGATGCAGTACTGCctagagagaaagctagagggaTACCTTATGCAGCAAGATCCAATGGCAATCTTCTACGAGGCCCTCTGCGTTGGACTCGAGTGGGATGACATTCTAAACACCGATGACTTCACTTTCCCAACATCTCCTCTAAATTCAG gAAGAGCCGGTGAAGTGGAACAACAACAACGCGCTGCTGATCAACCAGAGGCGGCTGAGGATGAGAACGAGAGGATTTCCCTTGCAGCGCAG TGCAGAGGGAGAGAACAGCAAACATGA
- the LOC103440893 gene encoding protein BIG GRAIN 1-like A, which translates to MSRWENTLREDRYRHEKKNPSFSSSLLDKIYRSIDEGSPRNREDSMFYNDAMPKKQSRSGVKSSRTVEEDEMASLRRACLIEKWMEKKVSQKVGVQRRQHLGELDRKLDRDHDRDLDALFFSSTSSSSDSSSGGFSSSDAESMLGSKSRSSCFAPPWPKAVRNSVSSRSVKTEEKTERKQREVHMFDDYHYSCSSEPTPKLDEGIIKSKSRALKIYNNLRKVKQPLSPGGRVANFLNSIFTAGQTKKTKSTSSIGGYEEASVERKLKSGQDSTCSSASSFSRSCLSKNSPSTREKLRNGVKRSVHFYPVSVIVDEDCRPCGQKRLYEGEDQTLMPVTVPTAWKIGRSPGRKAEEELKLQALEKSRRVKEAGREVLRDSHRNQVKSELVNRDYRDRHDGDDDDAASCSSSDLFELDHLAVIGKERYLEELPVYETTHVRTNRAIANGLIM; encoded by the coding sequence ATGTCGAGGTGGGAAAATACACTGAGAGAAGACAGATACAGGCACGAAAAGAAAAACCCTTCTTTCTCATCCTCTCTCCTTGACAAAATTTACCGTTCGATCGACGAGGGTTCTCCGAGAAACCGCGAGGACTCGATGTTTTACAATGATGCAATGCCCAAGAAACAGAGCAGAAGCGGCGTGAAAAGCAGCAGAACAGTCGAAGAAGACGAGATGGCGAGCCTCCGCCGAGCTTGTTTGATCGAGAAATGGATGGAAAAGAAGGTCAGTCAGAAGGTCGGAGTACAAAGAAGACAGCATTTGGGTGAATTGGACCGAAAATTAGACCGTGATCACGACCGTGATCTTGATGCTTTGTTTTTCAGCTCCACTTCCAGCTCCTCGGATTCGAGCTCCGGCGGATTCTCCTCCTCGGACGCTGAGTCCATGTTGGGGTCTAAGTCGAGATCCTCTTGTTTTGCCCCGCCGTGGCCGAAGGCGGTTCGTAACAGCGTCTCGTCCCGGTCGGTGAAAACAGAGGAAAAAACAGAGAGGAAACAGAGGGAAGTGCACATGTTTGATGACTATCATTACAGTTGCTCCTCGGAGCCGACTCCGAAGCTCGACGAAGGCATAATTAAGTCGAAATCGAGGGCGCTGAAGATTTACAACAATCTAAGGAAGGTGAAACAGCCGCTTTCGCCGGGCGGTCGGGTTGCAAATTTCCTCAATTCAATCTTCACCGCAGGGCAGACCAAGAAAACAAAGAGCACTTCATCAATTGGAGGATACGAGGAAGCGAGTGTGGAGAGGAAACTGAAATCAGGGCAAGACTCGACGTGTTCTTCGGCCTCTTCATTTTCAAGATCATGTTTGAGTAAGAACTCTCCATCTACTCGAGAAAAACTGCGAAACGGGGTTAAAAGATCGGTTCATTTCTATCCGGTGAGTGTGATCGTGGACGAAGATTGCAGGCCATGTGGGCAGAAACGCTTGTACGAAGGGGAGGATCAAACCCTAATGCCGGTCACTGTTCCGACCGCATGGAAAATTGGTCGATCTCCGGGGAGAAAAGCGGAGGAGGAGCTTAAGCTTCAAGCGTTGGAGAAAAGCAGAAGAGTTAAGGAAGCGGGCAGAGAGGTTTTGAGAGATAGCCATCGGAACCAAGTTAAGAGTGAATTAGTGAACAGAGATTATCGTGACCGCCATGATGGTGATGACGATGATGCTGCTAGTTGTTCGAGTTCGGATCTTTTCGAGCTTGATCACCTTGCAGTGATCGGAAAAGAAAGATATCTGGAAGAGCTTCCGGTGTACGAAACCACTCACGTTCGTACAAATCGCGCCATTGCTAATGGCTTAATAATGTAG